A part of Solibacillus sp. FSL H8-0538 genomic DNA contains:
- the radA gene encoding DNA repair protein RadA — protein MAKKKTKFMCSGCGYEAAKWMGRCPGCGEWNTMNEEVEIITKGPRGAFQHSSTTTKATPIINVQTQEETRIVTEMDEFNRVLGGGIVPGSLVLIGGDPGIGKSTLLLQVSALLSNQGKRVLYISGEESIRQTKLRAERLGVKSAELYIYSETNLEFLHQTIEEVQPKFVIVDSIQTVHHPEVTSAPGSVSQVRECTAELMRIAKTKNIAIFLVGHVTKEGQIAGPRLLEHMVDTVLYFEGERHHNHRILRSQKNRFGSTNEIAIFEMLQGGLKEVLNPSELFLQERSQGVAGSTIVASMEGTRPILVEIQSLVTPTSFNYPKRMATGVDQNRVQLLMAVLEKRMGMMLQAQDAYIKVAGGVKLDEPAIDLAVLTSIVSSFKDQAVRPTDCFIGEVGLTGEVRRVSRIEHRVQEAAKLGFKRAFIPVSNIGGWDYPAGIQVVGVETISDSLRQCFNDL, from the coding sequence GTGGCGAAGAAAAAAACAAAATTTATGTGTAGTGGTTGTGGCTACGAAGCTGCAAAATGGATGGGGCGTTGTCCGGGCTGTGGTGAGTGGAACACAATGAATGAAGAAGTAGAAATTATTACAAAAGGGCCTCGTGGTGCCTTCCAACATTCAAGTACAACAACAAAAGCGACTCCGATTATAAATGTTCAAACACAAGAAGAAACACGGATTGTTACAGAAATGGATGAGTTTAACCGCGTACTTGGTGGTGGAATTGTACCTGGCTCGCTCGTGCTAATTGGCGGTGATCCGGGAATTGGTAAGTCGACGTTATTATTACAAGTGTCTGCACTGCTTTCAAATCAAGGAAAGCGCGTATTATATATTTCTGGTGAGGAGTCGATTCGTCAAACGAAGCTGCGTGCGGAGCGTTTAGGTGTAAAATCAGCGGAGCTTTATATTTACTCGGAAACGAATTTAGAATTTCTCCACCAAACGATTGAAGAAGTGCAACCGAAGTTTGTCATTGTTGACTCGATACAAACGGTCCATCATCCGGAAGTAACGAGTGCACCGGGAAGTGTGTCGCAAGTCCGTGAATGTACAGCAGAATTGATGCGCATTGCGAAAACGAAAAATATCGCGATCTTCTTAGTCGGTCACGTAACGAAAGAAGGGCAAATTGCTGGCCCACGTCTGCTTGAGCATATGGTAGATACGGTTCTGTATTTCGAGGGGGAGCGTCATCATAACCACCGAATTTTACGGAGTCAGAAAAATCGCTTCGGCTCAACGAATGAAATTGCAATTTTTGAAATGCTACAAGGCGGTTTAAAGGAAGTATTAAATCCGTCTGAGTTATTTCTTCAGGAGCGCTCGCAAGGAGTAGCGGGTTCGACAATTGTTGCGTCGATGGAAGGGACGCGTCCAATTTTAGTCGAGATTCAATCACTTGTAACACCTACAAGCTTTAATTATCCGAAGCGAATGGCAACAGGTGTTGACCAAAACCGCGTGCAGTTATTAATGGCGGTACTTGAAAAACGTATGGGCATGATGCTACAAGCGCAGGATGCTTATATTAAAGTAGCGGGCGGCGTGAAATTAGACGAGCCAGCCATCGATTTAGCTGTGTTAACTTCGATTGTGTCGAGCTTTAAAGATCAGGCTGTTCGGCCGACCGATTGTTTTATTGGTGAAGTAGGATTAACAGGAGAAGTGCGCCGTGTTTCACGTATCGAGCATCGTGTACAAGAGGCGGCAAAACTTGGCTTTAAGCGCGCCTTTATCCCAGTGTCGAATATCGGAGGTTGGGATTATCCAGCCGGTATTCAAGTAGTGGGTGTTGAAACGATTAGCGATTCGCTACGCCAGTGTTTCAATGATTTATAA